A window of the Henckelia pumila isolate YLH828 chromosome 3, ASM3356847v2, whole genome shotgun sequence genome harbors these coding sequences:
- the LOC140892605 gene encoding nudix hydrolase 26, chloroplastic-like has protein sequence MENPPQDYRRNVGICLINPSRKIFAASRLDIPNAWQMPQGGIDKNEDPRTGVMRELREETGVTSADIVAEVPYWLTHDFPPEVGEKLKQQWGSDWKGRAHKWFLLKFTGQDKEINLSGDGTEKAEFGEWSWLSPQQIVDLAVDFKKPVYQEVLTVFSPYLE, from the exons ATGGAAAACCCACCTCAAGATTACCGAAGAAATGTCGGGATTTGTCTCATCAACCCATCTAGAAAG ATTTTTGCTGCTTCCAGGCTTGATATACCAAATGCTTGGCAGATGCCTCAG GGAGGAATTGATAAAAATGAGGATCCTAGGACTGGCGTCATGAGGGAGTTGAGAGAAGAAACTGGAGTTACCTCTGCTGATATTGTGGCTGAG GTGCCGTATTGGTTAACACATGATTTCCCTCCAGAAGTCGGGGAAAAACTTAAGCAACAATGGGGTTCAGACTGGAAAGGTCGAGCACATAAATG GTTTCTTTTAAAATTTACCGGACAGGATAAAGAGATCAATCTTTCAGGTGATGGGACTGAGAAAGCCGAGTTTGGTGAATGGTCATGGTTGTCGCCGCAACAAATTGTTGATCTT GCAGTGGATTTCAAGAAGCCAGTGTACCAAGAAGTTTTGACAGTTTTCTCTCCATATCTTGAGTAG
- the LOC140892751 gene encoding vacuolar protein sorting-associated protein 60.1-like isoform X2, translating to MRRYEGQRDMLYNQTFNLVQVAFAAEGIKDAQQTMSALKSANKELKVMMKNVKIQGIDNLQDEMMDLMDVSNEIQESLGRSYNVPDDIDEDELMAELNALEADMGFETEGDGVPAYLQPDNDLDAELNLPSAPSGHASVPAGRQGEYELGLPAIPRASLRG from the exons ATGAGAAG GTATGAAGGTCAGCGGGACATGTTATACAATCAGACATTCAACCTTGTTCAAGTTGCATTTGCTGCAGAGGGAATCAAAGATGCTCAGCAAACT ATGTCAGCTTTGAAGTCAGCAAACAAAGAGCTTAAAGTAATGATGAAGAATGTGAAAATTCAAGGCATCGAT AACTTACAAGATGAGATGATGGACCTAATGGACGTTAGTAATGAAATCCAAGAGTCCCTGGGTAGAAGCTATAATGTACCTGATGACATCGATGAGGATGAACTCATGGCTG AACTCAATGCTCTGGAAGCAGACATGGGGTTTGAAACCGAGGGTGATGGAGTTCCTGCTTATCTCCAACCTGACAATGATTTGGATGCAGAACTCAACTTGCCATCAGCGCCGAGCGGGCATGCTTCTGTTCCTGCCGGCCGACAG GGTGAGTATGAATTAGGGTTACCAGCTATTCCTCGAGCTTCACTCCGGGGTTAG
- the LOC140892751 gene encoding vacuolar protein sorting-associated protein 60.1-like isoform X1, with protein sequence MRVLKQKKMYEGQRDMLYNQTFNLVQVAFAAEGIKDAQQTMSALKSANKELKVMMKNVKIQGIDNLQDEMMDLMDVSNEIQESLGRSYNVPDDIDEDELMAELNALEADMGFETEGDGVPAYLQPDNDLDAELNLPSAPSGHASVPAGRQGEYELGLPAIPRASLRG encoded by the exons ATGAGAGTTCTTAAGCAAAAGAAAAT GTATGAAGGTCAGCGGGACATGTTATACAATCAGACATTCAACCTTGTTCAAGTTGCATTTGCTGCAGAGGGAATCAAAGATGCTCAGCAAACT ATGTCAGCTTTGAAGTCAGCAAACAAAGAGCTTAAAGTAATGATGAAGAATGTGAAAATTCAAGGCATCGAT AACTTACAAGATGAGATGATGGACCTAATGGACGTTAGTAATGAAATCCAAGAGTCCCTGGGTAGAAGCTATAATGTACCTGATGACATCGATGAGGATGAACTCATGGCTG AACTCAATGCTCTGGAAGCAGACATGGGGTTTGAAACCGAGGGTGATGGAGTTCCTGCTTATCTCCAACCTGACAATGATTTGGATGCAGAACTCAACTTGCCATCAGCGCCGAGCGGGCATGCTTCTGTTCCTGCCGGCCGACAG GGTGAGTATGAATTAGGGTTACCAGCTATTCCTCGAGCTTCACTCCGGGGTTAG